DNA sequence from the Deltaproteobacteria bacterium genome:
ATCAACATTATTTTAGAACTAAACCAAAGGAGGATCAAAGAAATGAAAGAAGCAAAGCATTGTATGAAAAGCAGCCTGGGCATTTTTTGTTTATGTTTCTTCATCGGAATTTTCTTTCTGACCCCGCTGGTCTGTTCTGCGGCCGAAAAAGTCCTTAAGATCGGGGCGATTTTCCCGTTGTCCGGGAAAGGGGCGGTCTGGGGTATTGCCGCCCAGAGGGCTATAACCATTGTCCAGAAGGAGATTAATGGCCGGGGTGGTTTGAATGTGGCTGGTGATAAATACCGTTTGGAGATTATTTGGGAGGACGATAAGTTTAATGCCGCCACCGGCCGGATGGCTGCAGAAAAACTGGTCAACCGGGACGGGGTGAAATTTATCCTGGGTTCTCAATCTTCCGCGGTCCTGTTGGCCGTTCAGCCCATTACGGAGCCCAAAAAAATTCTTTTTTTCCTCAATTCCTTTGCCAAAGAGGTCCTGTCTCCGGATAAACCCTACAGCTACCGCATGGTCCTGACCTCCAATGAGATCCTGCCGGCCATGTATCCCTGGCTGGTCAAAAATTATCCGAAAGCAAAGACCGTGGCCTTTATCGAGCCCAATGATGCCAGCGGCTGGTCGGTGGAGAAGGACTGCCGACGGAACGCCGAAAAGAACAATCTCAAAATCGTCTTCTCCCAATTTTATGAACGGGGGACCTCGGATTTCTATCCCCTCCTGAATAAACTCATCCTCCAGAATCCGGATGTCATCGACTTTACCGGTGCCCCTCCTGGTGATCAGGCCCTGATCGTCAAACAGGCCCGGGAGTTGGGTTTCAAAGGCAAGACCTTTGCGGCGACGACCATCGACCCGCCAGAATTCTGCAAGATCGCCGGGACTCAGAATGCCGAAGGCCATATCAGCAATACCCATGATCTGTTGGGGGCCTTTAATACGGAAGCCCAAAAAAAGTATGTTGAGGATTACCTGGCCCAGTTTGGAAAACCATTCGATCCGGTAACGCCCAAGTATACCCTCTACCTGGAGATCCTGGCCCAGGCCATTGAAAAAGCCGGAAGTCTGGATACGACCAAGGTGAAAGAGATACTGGATAAGACGGAGGAATGGAATTCAATTTATGGGAAGGCCCGATTCGGGGGCAAGGAATACTACGGGATCAAACACCAGATCGTCACCCCGGTCTATATCTCCGAACTGATTAACGGGAAATTGGTCAACCGGGGCACCATGATGCCGGTCATTCATTAAAGGGCGATTAATGAGTTTCCCATTTTTTATACAGGTCCTGGTCAACGGGCTGATGCTGGGGCTGACCTATGCCTTAATTGCTTCCGGCTTCAGCCTGATCTATGGCATCATGCGGCTGTTAAACTTTGCCCATGGCGATTTTTATATGTTAGGGGCCTTCGCCACCTACCTCCTGTGTGAACGGTTAGGGATGGATTATTTTTCAGCCCTGTTGCTGAGCATGGTCCTGGTTGCCCTTCTGGGAGTCATCACCTATCATTTCTTCTTCCGGCCCTTCCGGGATCAACACGACCCCAGTGTGGTCATCGCCCTGGGCGTGGCCATGTTGATCGGCGGCCTGGCTCCTCTGGTCTTCGGAGAGAAGGACCAGTCCGTAACGCCGGTCTTTTCAGGGGTTGTCCGGTTTTTAGGGGCCACCCTTTCCCTGGAGAGGATCTTTGTCATTGCCATGGCCATTGTCCTGATGATCGCTTTAACCTTGTTTATTAAATTCACCAAAATGGGACAATCCATGCGGGCCGTGGCCCAGGATCAGGAAGCGGCCGCCCTCCAGGGCATCGGGGTCAATTCCACCTTCATGATGTGCATGGCCATCAGTTCCGCCCTGGCCGGGGCCGCCGGGTCCCTGCTGGCCCCCCTTTTTGTGGTCAATCCTTTCATCGGCACCCATGCCGTGCTCAAGGCCCTGGTTGTGGTGGTCATCGGCGGGATGGGCAGCATCCCCGGAGCGATTGCCGGGGGTCTTCTCTTGGGATTTGTAGAAAGTATCGGGAACACCTTTTTAGGCGGGGTAACGGAGATCCTGGGCTTTGTGATCGTTATGCTGGTCCTGATCTTTAAGCCCCAGGGACTGTTCGGCCATGGGTAAGCGCAAATTGGGGTATCTGATTTTATTCATTCTCCTGGCGGCTTTTCCGATCTTCAACCAGGATCCTTTTATATTACACATCCTGATTACCACCGGGATCTGGGCGACTTCCGTCTGGGGGGTCAGACTGATCATGTCCACCGGACAGTTGACCCTGGGACATGCCGCCTATATGGCCGTAGGGGCCT
Encoded proteins:
- a CDS encoding ABC transporter substrate-binding protein translates to MKEAKHCMKSSLGIFCLCFFIGIFFLTPLVCSAAEKVLKIGAIFPLSGKGAVWGIAAQRAITIVQKEINGRGGLNVAGDKYRLEIIWEDDKFNAATGRMAAEKLVNRDGVKFILGSQSSAVLLAVQPITEPKKILFFLNSFAKEVLSPDKPYSYRMVLTSNEILPAMYPWLVKNYPKAKTVAFIEPNDASGWSVEKDCRRNAEKNNLKIVFSQFYERGTSDFYPLLNKLILQNPDVIDFTGAPPGDQALIVKQARELGFKGKTFAATTIDPPEFCKIAGTQNAEGHISNTHDLLGAFNTEAQKKYVEDYLAQFGKPFDPVTPKYTLYLEILAQAIEKAGSLDTTKVKEILDKTEEWNSIYGKARFGGKEYYGIKHQIVTPVYISELINGKLVNRGTMMPVIH
- a CDS encoding branched-chain amino acid ABC transporter permease, which codes for MSFPFFIQVLVNGLMLGLTYALIASGFSLIYGIMRLLNFAHGDFYMLGAFATYLLCERLGMDYFSALLLSMVLVALLGVITYHFFFRPFRDQHDPSVVIALGVAMLIGGLAPLVFGEKDQSVTPVFSGVVRFLGATLSLERIFVIAMAIVLMIALTLFIKFTKMGQSMRAVAQDQEAAALQGIGVNSTFMMCMAISSALAGAAGSLLAPLFVVNPFIGTHAVLKALVVVVIGGMGSIPGAIAGGLLLGFVESIGNTFLGGVTEILGFVIVMLVLIFKPQGLFGHG